A genomic stretch from Empedobacter stercoris includes:
- a CDS encoding MFS transporter, with amino-acid sequence MNTKDNPKLIKAWISYDWANSVHSLVIASAIFPVYYTAMTYDTDNNPIKFLGLLPESAFNFSLAIAFFFVIVLSPVLSSIADLIGNKIKFLRFFCYLGSFSCIGMFFFTSSDLVWLALLLNITASIGFWGSLVFYNAYLPEIVSEEKMDKVSAQGYMFGYIGSVILLTICLAMIQFAPEENQGMFTRISFLLTGVWWLGFGQIALSKLPNHKFEREIPKDIIKSSFRNLKLTFHDLNQYKNIRVFLAGFFFYSLAMQTIFLMAAMFGSSEIGMQSTELIMTILLIQIEAVLGAWFFSYLSGKIGNKKTLLIGIFIWIITCIIGYLINKNDPNVKTQFYIMAAMVGLVMGGLQALSRSTYAKLLPETEDTTTYFSFYDVFEKFALFLGLVIYGLLIEYSGGMKASALAMGVSFAISFVILLFYKMEKK; translated from the coding sequence ATGAATACAAAAGATAATCCCAAACTGATAAAAGCTTGGATTTCTTACGATTGGGCAAATTCTGTTCATTCTTTGGTTATTGCTTCTGCTATTTTCCCCGTTTATTATACTGCAATGACCTATGATACGGACAACAATCCGATCAAGTTCTTAGGTCTATTACCAGAATCAGCGTTCAATTTTTCGTTGGCGATTGCTTTCTTTTTTGTCATCGTTTTATCACCAGTTTTGTCATCAATTGCTGATTTAATTGGGAATAAAATCAAATTTCTTCGTTTTTTTTGCTACTTAGGTTCTTTTTCATGTATTGGAATGTTTTTCTTTACATCGAGCGATTTGGTTTGGTTGGCTTTATTGCTCAACATCACCGCAAGTATTGGTTTTTGGGGAAGTTTGGTGTTTTACAATGCCTATTTACCAGAAATTGTTTCGGAAGAGAAAATGGATAAAGTTTCGGCACAAGGTTATATGTTTGGTTACATTGGATCAGTTATTTTATTGACAATTTGTTTGGCAATGATACAATTTGCGCCAGAAGAAAATCAAGGTATGTTTACACGAATAAGTTTCTTATTAACAGGTGTTTGGTGGTTAGGTTTCGGACAAATTGCATTAAGTAAATTACCCAATCACAAATTTGAACGAGAAATTCCAAAAGACATCATCAAGTCAAGTTTTAGAAATTTGAAACTTACTTTTCACGACCTCAATCAATACAAAAACATTCGTGTATTTTTAGCTGGCTTTTTCTTTTATAGCTTAGCGATGCAAACCATCTTCTTAATGGCCGCCATGTTTGGAAGCTCAGAAATTGGAATGCAATCTACGGAATTAATTATGACTATATTATTAATTCAAATCGAAGCTGTATTAGGCGCATGGTTTTTCTCTTATTTATCAGGAAAAATCGGCAATAAAAAGACATTACTTATCGGTATATTCATCTGGATCATAACCTGTATTATAGGTTATTTAATCAATAAAAACGATCCAAATGTCAAAACACAATTCTATATTATGGCTGCAATGGTTGGTTTGGTAATGGGCGGTTTACAAGCTTTATCACGTTCAACATATGCAAAATTATTACCTGAAACAGAAGATACAACAACCTATTTTAGTTTTTATGATGTATTCGAAAAATTTGCTTTATTTTTAGGTTTAGTTATTTATGGTTTATTGATAGAATATTCGGGCGGAATGAAAGCTTCTGCGCTTGCAATGGGTGTTTCATTTGCGATCAGTTTTGTTATTTTATTGTTCTATAAGATGGAAAAGAAATAA
- a CDS encoding DUF4303 domain-containing protein — MDFNEFKNKLAQSTKQAFLEIYNENPSQDLYAFALCNNESKIAIHPSANSTEYLEQVADEDDFHFYKFEPSEWKFDYLGAKESFNEINQICKEIADEHDDDEDWFYQFQNQLNEKCIEVLHELKEEQFFSKLTGKDIFLNFSVIDDDLNKDIQRKIITQLNDNQYKDDYFEWMTTWDKNKKRAL; from the coding sequence ATGGATTTCAATGAATTCAAAAATAAATTAGCTCAATCTACCAAACAAGCCTTTTTAGAAATTTATAACGAAAATCCTTCACAAGACCTATATGCCTTTGCTTTGTGCAATAATGAGTCGAAAATAGCCATTCACCCTTCTGCAAATTCTACTGAATATTTGGAACAGGTTGCGGATGAGGACGATTTTCATTTCTACAAATTCGAGCCTTCTGAATGGAAATTTGATTATCTGGGAGCAAAAGAATCTTTTAATGAAATCAATCAAATCTGTAAAGAAATTGCTGATGAACATGACGATGATGAAGATTGGTTTTACCAGTTCCAAAATCAATTAAATGAAAAATGTATTGAAGTTTTACACGAATTAAAAGAAGAACAGTTCTTTTCTAAATTAACTGGAAAAGATATTTTCTTAAATTTTTCTGTGATAGACGATGATTTGAATAAAGATATTCAACGAAAAATTATCACTCAATTAAATGATAATCAATACAAAGATGATTATTTTGAATGGATGACAACTTGGGATAAAAACAAAAAAAGAGCTTTATAA
- the rpoN gene encoding RNA polymerase factor sigma-54, with amino-acid sequence MLKQELNLKLQQKLSPQQIQLMKLVQLPTVAFEQRVKEELEENPALDDQSSEYDDDYGGEQEEWDNQNDEYGDEQVIDTSDINIDDYLSDDDVPNYKTYTNNYSDDDEDKSVPYAQGESFIEFLTSQLYTYRLTSEQFQIGEFILGNIDDDGYMRRDIKSLVDDLAFSLNIYTSPEEVENLLINYIQRMDPVGVGARDLQECLLIQLENKNQTEAVELAEKLISESFDAFTKKHYSKLMAKYDVDDDELRDAISEIERLNPKPGKSFSSSSKIVEQITPDFTIHINDGDLELSLNGRNVPELKISSAFAEMLDTYKKTENKSTQQKEAVMFVKQKLDSAKWFIDAVQQRRNTLLYTMEAIMKFQKEYFLTGDETKIKPMILKDISDRIGMDISTVSRVANSKYVTTPYGTFLIKDLFSESLTNDDGEEVSTREIKRILQDVIADEDKRKPLTDEKLTEILKEKGYPIARRTIAKYREQLNIPVARLRKEI; translated from the coding sequence ATGTTAAAGCAGGAATTAAATTTAAAATTACAACAAAAACTATCGCCTCAACAAATTCAATTAATGAAGTTGGTTCAACTTCCTACGGTTGCTTTTGAACAACGCGTAAAGGAAGAGTTGGAAGAAAACCCTGCTTTGGATGATCAATCTTCTGAATACGATGATGATTATGGAGGAGAGCAGGAAGAATGGGATAATCAGAATGATGAATATGGCGATGAACAGGTTATCGATACAAGTGATATCAATATTGATGATTATTTGAGCGATGATGATGTCCCAAATTATAAAACATATACAAACAATTATAGTGACGACGATGAAGATAAATCTGTTCCTTATGCTCAAGGAGAGAGTTTTATCGAGTTTTTAACCTCACAACTGTACACTTATCGATTGACTTCAGAACAATTTCAAATCGGTGAATTTATCTTAGGAAATATTGACGACGACGGTTATATGCGTCGTGATATTAAATCTTTGGTAGATGATTTGGCATTTTCACTTAATATTTATACTTCGCCAGAAGAGGTCGAAAATTTGTTGATTAATTATATTCAAAGAATGGATCCAGTTGGAGTAGGTGCGCGTGATTTGCAAGAATGTTTATTGATTCAATTAGAAAATAAAAATCAAACAGAAGCAGTAGAATTAGCCGAAAAATTAATTTCAGAATCGTTTGATGCATTTACAAAAAAACATTATTCGAAATTGATGGCAAAATATGATGTAGATGATGATGAATTGCGTGATGCAATTTCGGAGATTGAACGTTTGAATCCGAAACCAGGAAAATCATTTTCGAGTAGTAGTAAAATTGTAGAGCAAATAACGCCAGATTTTACAATTCATATTAACGATGGTGATTTAGAATTGTCTTTAAATGGACGTAATGTACCTGAATTGAAAATTTCGAGTGCGTTTGCAGAAATGTTAGATACATACAAAAAAACCGAAAATAAATCGACACAACAGAAAGAGGCTGTGATGTTTGTTAAACAAAAGTTAGACTCTGCAAAATGGTTTATTGATGCGGTTCAGCAACGTCGTAATACGCTTTTGTATACGATGGAAGCGATAATGAAATTTCAAAAAGAATATTTCCTAACGGGTGACGAAACGAAAATCAAGCCAATGATTTTAAAAGATATTTCGGATCGAATTGGAATGGATATCTCGACAGTTTCTCGTGTGGCAAATTCTAAATATGTAACAACACCTTACGGAACATTTTTGATAAAAGATTTGTTCTCAGAATCGTTAACTAATGATGACGGAGAAGAAGTATCTACTCGCGAAATAAAACGTATTTTACAAGATGTAATTGCGGATGAAGACAAGCGTAAGCCTTTAACAGATGAAAAGTTAACAGAAATTCTAAAAGAAAAAGGTTATCCAATTGCTCGTCGTACAATTGCAAAATACCGCGAACAATTAAACATACCAGTTGCGAGATTAAGAAAAGAAATTTAA
- the asnS gene encoding asparagine--tRNA ligase has translation MQSYGIKALLEKGKDLLLQEVVVNGWVRSFRSNRFIALNDGSTINNIQVVIDFENFDESIIKQISTAASLQVKGEVVESEGAGQEIEIIAKEIKVLGTAPSEDLKGTILQPKQHSLEILREQAHLRFRTNVFAATMRVRNALMFGIHKYFNENGFCYINTPIITGSDAEGAGEMFHITNLDMDNLPKNEEGKVDYTQDFFGKATNLTVSGQLEGETAAMGLGKIYTFGPTFRAENSNTSRHLAEFWMIEPEVAFFRLDQNMDLAEDFMKSVITYAMETCQDDLKFLAERFDKEQKQKPEAERSELGLIERLEYVLNNKFIRLSYTEAIDILKDSKPNKKGKFKYPIEGWGADLQSEHERYLVEKHFKTPVILFDYPAEIKAFYMRMNDDGKTVRAMDVLFPGIGEIIGGSEREERLEVLDEKMEKFGIDKEELWWYRDTRRFGSVPHSGFGLGLERLVLFVTGMGNIRDVIPFPRTPNNAEF, from the coding sequence ATGCAATCGTACGGAATTAAAGCCTTATTAGAAAAAGGCAAGGATTTGTTGCTACAGGAAGTAGTTGTAAATGGATGGGTAAGATCGTTCAGAAGTAATCGTTTCATCGCGTTGAATGACGGTTCTACAATTAATAATATTCAAGTAGTAATAGATTTCGAAAATTTTGACGAGTCGATTATAAAACAAATTTCTACAGCTGCGTCTTTACAAGTAAAAGGAGAAGTCGTAGAAAGTGAAGGAGCAGGTCAAGAGATTGAAATCATTGCGAAAGAAATCAAAGTTTTAGGAACTGCGCCGTCAGAAGATTTAAAAGGAACTATTTTACAACCAAAACAGCACAGTTTAGAGATTTTGCGAGAGCAAGCGCATTTACGTTTCAGAACAAATGTTTTTGCTGCAACAATGCGTGTTCGTAATGCCTTAATGTTTGGTATTCACAAGTATTTCAACGAAAATGGATTTTGTTACATCAATACGCCTATTATCACAGGTTCTGATGCTGAAGGAGCAGGAGAAATGTTTCATATCACTAACTTAGATATGGATAACCTACCTAAAAACGAAGAAGGGAAAGTAGATTATACACAAGATTTCTTTGGTAAAGCGACGAACTTAACGGTTTCTGGACAATTAGAAGGAGAAACTGCAGCAATGGGATTAGGTAAAATTTATACATTTGGACCTACTTTCCGTGCAGAAAACTCGAACACATCTCGTCACTTAGCTGAATTCTGGATGATAGAGCCTGAAGTTGCGTTTTTCCGTTTAGATCAAAATATGGATTTGGCAGAAGATTTCATGAAATCTGTCATCACTTACGCAATGGAAACATGTCAAGATGATTTGAAATTCTTAGCTGAACGATTTGATAAAGAACAAAAACAAAAACCAGAAGCTGAGCGTTCTGAATTAGGATTAATCGAGCGTTTAGAATATGTATTAAACAACAAATTTATTCGTTTAAGCTATACAGAAGCAATTGATATCTTAAAAGATTCTAAACCAAATAAAAAAGGTAAGTTTAAATATCCAATCGAAGGTTGGGGAGCAGATTTACAGTCAGAACACGAACGTTATTTAGTTGAAAAACATTTTAAAACACCTGTGATTTTATTTGATTATCCAGCGGAAATCAAAGCATTCTATATGCGTATGAATGATGATGGAAAAACAGTTCGTGCAATGGACGTTTTATTCCCTGGTATTGGAGAAATTATCGGAGGTTCTGAGCGTGAAGAGCGTTTAGAAGTTTTAGATGAAAAAATGGAAAAATTCGGAATTGATAAAGAAGAATTATGGTGGTACCGCGACACAAGACGTTTCGGTTCTGTACCACATTCTGGTTTCGGATTAGGTTTAGAGCGTTTGGTATTATTTGTAACTGGAATGGGTAACATTCGTGATGTTATTCCTTTCCCGAGAACGCCGAACAATGCGGAATTTTAA
- a CDS encoding DUF5686 family protein, whose product MKNYLFLLNFCISIAAFAQIKVRVFDAQDEFRLTGANIYSDTKQFLGQTDDLGELNINDSIHFIDVIKNGYFTESIQTNGKKIVEIMMKPSFISLDEVTFTTNDSVGRNIIIKAIRNQSKNTIKKGGNIFLKSYTKFWSTVNNDSIPYIIQPQNQKDSVNNQWKKLLDNSHLFLGERAMDHKVSKRLGLKNIVQSSRISGMRSPLYEYLAMQPIAFNFDQDKINFFFNGIVNPISREGLSHYRYGFKEDIFIEGRKTAVVSFFPSIKSEKRQIKGTLWIDDKTNALIKFEGENTSANYVAELEADWKLNNGTWVPNQQKYRMEAGNFKVTEKLASDDFIDKKEKIWINLETTFKDIQNPAHFKRNEFLGYEDEISFQNMNEKKWDNVMEDYRDNSLSNKERNTYTTIDSIGNKYKLERQMKLMRIINSGGKLSLGKVDLDLTKILAFNDYEGFRLGAAFNTNENWSDKYSLNAYSAYGFKDEIFKFGFGGDYFVNKPYSGRIFAKYSQDVSASGKTPILLQSNYTRLISGAFSNIYNREYFSFKRYSFGYEQDIFKNVTFNISTNYEKQQAEFNYSFLNTNGWYDLYNTQLAIRFAPKDKFIRTPYGKVTVNSGKSVFYATLTKYWDVFNSDYNPLRFNVSYFDVFDTRVGKTNLNINAGWVEGKMPLMNLFEGQGNAKRNDVANFGVGGLTNFETMRPGEFYSDKFVSFQLKHIFAGVKVGNRIIFPQFVYRGVLGDMEDRADHQNLEFKTLNHYYHETGVEVNNLIFKTFGLGAFYRLGAYSEEKFQDNFYLKLTVNLNFL is encoded by the coding sequence ATGAAGAACTATTTATTCTTGCTAAATTTCTGTATTTCAATTGCTGCATTTGCTCAAATAAAAGTAAGAGTTTTCGATGCTCAAGATGAATTTCGTTTAACAGGTGCTAACATTTATAGCGATACAAAACAATTTCTTGGTCAAACAGATGATTTGGGAGAATTGAACATCAACGATTCAATTCATTTTATTGATGTGATAAAAAACGGATATTTTACAGAAAGTATTCAGACTAACGGAAAAAAAATAGTCGAAATTATGATGAAACCATCTTTCATTAGTTTAGATGAGGTAACCTTTACCACTAACGATTCTGTAGGACGAAATATCATCATCAAAGCCATTCGAAATCAATCCAAAAACACGATCAAAAAAGGAGGTAATATCTTTTTGAAATCATACACCAAATTCTGGAGTACAGTAAATAATGATTCGATTCCTTATATTATTCAACCACAGAATCAAAAGGATTCTGTCAATAATCAATGGAAAAAACTGTTAGATAATAGCCACTTATTTTTAGGTGAACGTGCGATGGATCATAAAGTTTCGAAACGATTAGGTTTGAAAAATATCGTTCAATCTTCTCGAATTTCTGGTATGCGTTCTCCGTTATATGAATATTTGGCAATGCAACCGATTGCATTTAATTTTGATCAAGATAAAATCAATTTTTTCTTCAATGGAATTGTTAATCCTATAAGTAGAGAAGGTCTTTCTCATTACCGTTATGGTTTTAAAGAAGATATTTTTATTGAAGGAAGAAAAACAGCAGTTGTTAGCTTTTTTCCATCTATCAAATCAGAAAAACGTCAGATCAAAGGAACGCTTTGGATTGATGACAAAACTAATGCTTTAATCAAATTCGAAGGAGAAAATACAAGTGCCAATTATGTTGCGGAGTTAGAAGCTGATTGGAAACTGAACAATGGAACTTGGGTGCCGAATCAGCAAAAATATCGCATGGAGGCCGGAAATTTCAAGGTTACTGAAAAATTAGCATCAGACGATTTTATAGATAAAAAAGAAAAAATATGGATTAATCTCGAAACAACTTTCAAGGATATTCAAAATCCAGCTCATTTTAAGCGTAATGAATTTTTAGGTTACGAAGACGAAATTTCGTTTCAAAATATGAACGAAAAGAAATGGGATAATGTGATGGAAGATTATCGAGATAATTCGTTGTCAAATAAAGAGCGAAATACCTACACAACAATTGATAGTATTGGCAATAAATATAAATTAGAACGTCAAATGAAGTTAATGCGTATTATCAATTCAGGAGGAAAATTATCGTTAGGAAAAGTTGATCTTGATTTGACAAAAATTTTAGCGTTTAATGATTACGAAGGTTTTCGACTTGGGGCTGCTTTTAATACAAACGAAAACTGGAGCGACAAATATTCATTGAATGCGTATTCTGCTTACGGTTTTAAAGACGAAATATTCAAGTTTGGTTTTGGAGGAGATTATTTTGTGAATAAACCTTATTCAGGTCGAATTTTCGCAAAATATTCACAAGATGTTTCTGCTTCTGGAAAAACTCCAATTTTATTACAATCAAATTATACACGTTTAATCAGTGGTGCATTTAGCAATATTTATAACCGCGAATATTTTTCTTTTAAACGATATTCTTTTGGTTATGAACAAGATATATTTAAGAATGTAACCTTCAATATTTCGACAAATTACGAAAAACAACAAGCAGAATTTAATTATTCATTCTTAAATACGAATGGTTGGTACGATTTGTATAACACGCAATTAGCAATTCGTTTTGCACCAAAAGACAAATTTATCAGAACGCCCTACGGAAAAGTGACTGTTAATAGTGGTAAATCTGTTTTCTATGCAACACTAACCAAATATTGGGATGTGTTCAATTCGGACTATAATCCATTGCGTTTTAATGTTTCTTACTTTGATGTTTTTGATACGCGTGTAGGTAAAACCAATTTAAACATCAACGCAGGTTGGGTTGAAGGTAAAATGCCGTTGATGAACTTGTTCGAAGGACAAGGTAATGCAAAACGAAATGATGTTGCTAACTTTGGTGTTGGAGGTTTAACAAATTTCGAAACAATGCGACCAGGAGAATTTTATTCGGATAAATTTGTATCTTTTCAGTTGAAACATATTTTTGCTGGTGTGAAGGTTGGAAACAGAATTATTTTCCCTCAATTTGTTTACCGTGGTGTTTTAGGGGATATGGAAGATAGAGCAGATCATCAAAATTTAGAGTTTAAAACATTGAATCATTATTACCACGAAACAGGAGTTGAAGTAAATAATTTAATTTTCAAAACATTTGGTTTAGGCGCTTTCTATCGTTTAGGTGCATATTCAGAAGAAAAATTCCAAGATAATTTCTATTTAAAATTAACGGTTAATTTGAATTTCTTGTAG
- the frr gene encoding ribosome recycling factor yields MEELDLILETAKEQMQGTVDHLNVAFDKLRAGKATPAMLSSVRVDYYGSLSPLTQIANVNTPDAMTLSIQPYERNLIGEIEKAIINANLGFAPSNNGDSIIISIPPVTEERRKELVKMAKAEMENAKVSIRNARQDANKALKSTKDASEDMVKDYETRVQGLTDKFSKKLEEALTKKEAEIMKV; encoded by the coding sequence ATGGAAGAATTAGATCTAATTTTAGAAACGGCAAAGGAACAAATGCAAGGAACAGTTGATCACTTAAATGTTGCATTTGACAAATTAAGAGCAGGTAAAGCAACTCCTGCTATGTTAAGTTCAGTTCGTGTTGATTATTACGGTAGTTTATCTCCGTTAACTCAAATTGCAAACGTAAATACACCAGATGCAATGACATTGAGCATTCAACCGTACGAAAGAAATTTAATTGGTGAAATCGAAAAAGCAATAATTAATGCTAATTTAGGTTTTGCACCTTCTAACAATGGAGATTCTATTATTATTAGTATTCCACCAGTAACAGAAGAGCGTCGTAAAGAGTTGGTGAAAATGGCGAAAGCTGAAATGGAAAATGCAAAAGTTTCTATTCGTAATGCTCGTCAAGATGCAAACAAAGCGCTGAAAAGTACAAAAGATGCATCTGAAGACATGGTGAAAGATTACGAAACACGTGTACAAGGATTAACGGATAAGTTTTCTAAGAAATTAGAAGAAGCTTTAACGAAAAAAGAAGCTGAAATCATGAAAGTTTAA
- the pyrH gene encoding UMP kinase, with product MKYKRILLKLSGEALMGDLQYGIDPNMLKQYAQQIREVAELGCEVAIVIGGGNIFRGVQGVASGMDRVQGDYMGMLATVINSMALQGALEDAGVNTRLQTAIRMEQIAEPFIKRRATRHLEKGRVVIFGAGTGNPYFTTDTAAVLRAIETQADVILKGTRVDGIYTADPEKDPSAEKFETISYQEVYDKNLKVMDMTAFTLSEENNLPIIVFDMNTDGNLKKLILGENVGTLVTNK from the coding sequence ATGAAATACAAAAGAATATTACTTAAATTAAGTGGAGAAGCATTAATGGGAGATTTACAATATGGTATCGATCCAAATATGCTGAAACAATATGCTCAACAAATTAGAGAAGTAGCAGAACTTGGTTGCGAAGTGGCAATCGTAATTGGAGGAGGTAATATTTTTAGAGGTGTTCAGGGTGTAGCTTCTGGTATGGATCGCGTACAAGGAGATTACATGGGAATGTTGGCTACCGTGATAAATAGTATGGCATTACAAGGAGCTTTGGAAGATGCTGGAGTTAATACGCGTTTACAAACAGCTATTCGTATGGAACAAATTGCAGAACCATTTATCAAAAGAAGAGCGACGCGTCATTTAGAAAAAGGTCGTGTAGTAATTTTTGGAGCTGGAACAGGAAATCCGTACTTTACAACAGATACAGCTGCTGTATTAAGAGCAATTGAAACACAAGCAGATGTTATTTTGAAAGGAACACGTGTGGATGGAATTTATACAGCTGATCCAGAAAAAGATCCATCTGCAGAAAAATTTGAAACAATTTCTTATCAAGAAGTGTACGATAAAAACTTAAAAGTAATGGATATGACAGCTTTTACTTTGAGTGAAGAGAATAATTTACCTATTATTGTATTTGATATGAATACAGATGGTAACTTGAAAAAATTAATATTAGGAGAAAACGTAGGTACTCTTGTAACAAATAAATAA
- a CDS encoding TatD family hydrolase: MLIDTHTHLYSEQFENDRDEVIARAKENGVERFYLPAIDKSYTDKMLALEAQHQGSMFAMMGLHPCSVHPDTIEEELTHVREWIDKRSFKAIGEIGIDLYWEKEFLKTQQDAFKTQIEWAKEKNLPIVIHCRDAFNEVFEVLEEVKDEKLFGIFHCFSGTKEDAQRAIDFNLKLGIGGVVTFKNGKIDQFLGDFDINHIVLETDSPYLAPVPFRGKRNESSYLTYICDKLVDIYHKTPAEIATITTKNALDIFER; the protein is encoded by the coding sequence ATGTTAATTGATACACATACACATCTTTATTCAGAACAATTTGAAAATGATAGAGATGAAGTAATTGCGCGAGCAAAAGAAAATGGAGTAGAGCGATTTTATTTGCCTGCAATCGACAAAAGTTATACAGACAAAATGTTGGCATTAGAAGCTCAGCATCAAGGTTCGATGTTTGCGATGATGGGATTGCATCCGTGTTCGGTTCATCCAGACACAATAGAAGAGGAATTAACTCATGTTCGCGAATGGATTGACAAACGTTCATTTAAAGCGATTGGTGAAATTGGAATCGACTTGTATTGGGAAAAAGAATTTCTAAAAACACAACAAGATGCATTTAAAACGCAGATTGAATGGGCAAAAGAAAAGAATTTACCAATTGTGATTCATTGTCGTGATGCATTCAACGAAGTTTTTGAAGTATTAGAGGAAGTGAAAGACGAAAAATTATTCGGAATTTTTCATTGCTTTTCAGGAACAAAAGAAGATGCGCAACGTGCAATTGATTTCAATTTAAAATTAGGAATTGGAGGAGTCGTAACATTTAAAAATGGTAAAATAGATCAATTTTTAGGTGATTTTGACATCAATCATATCGTTCTCGAAACAGATTCACCTTATTTAGCGCCAGTTCCGTTTCGAGGGAAACGAAATGAAAGTAGTTATCTAACATATATTTGTGATAAATTAGTAGATATTTATCACAAAACACCAGCTGAAATAGCAACAATTACAACAAAAAATGCATTAGACATTTTCGAACGTTAG
- a CDS encoding GSCFA domain-containing protein: MQFRTTFQIQPSDFKLHHQHQILTIGSCFSDEIGKYLVDLKFNACVNPFGVIFNTISIQKLIERSIHKKYFTTADVHQNGEEFFCFDVHSSFNALTKVEVLERLNSTLEQVYQFIYSCDVVMITLGTSWIYEWKNTNQIVANCHKVEAKQFEKKLLTTEENLKSLELIVSDLKKINPNIRLITTVSPVRHTKDGIIENNVSKARLIDALYQLNLQYNQVDYFPSYELVLDDLRDYRFFKEDLIHPSKQAVDYIWEKFSVTYLEQSTHTINQKINKVISAMNHHPFNEESENHQKFLVKTIALMNELEKDNQLDFSLEKECLRSKLKQC; encoded by the coding sequence ATGCAATTTAGAACGACTTTCCAAATTCAACCTTCTGATTTTAAGCTGCATCATCAACATCAAATTTTGACGATTGGTTCTTGCTTTTCAGACGAAATTGGAAAATATTTAGTCGATTTAAAATTTAATGCATGTGTTAATCCGTTTGGCGTAATTTTTAATACAATTTCTATTCAAAAATTAATCGAAAGAAGCATTCATAAAAAATACTTTACAACTGCAGATGTACATCAGAATGGAGAAGAATTTTTCTGTTTTGATGTACATTCGTCGTTTAATGCACTTACAAAAGTTGAAGTTTTAGAGAGATTAAATTCAACTCTGGAGCAAGTTTATCAGTTTATTTACTCTTGTGATGTTGTAATGATAACCTTGGGAACTTCATGGATTTACGAATGGAAAAACACCAATCAAATTGTTGCAAACTGTCATAAAGTTGAGGCAAAACAATTTGAAAAAAAATTGTTGACTACTGAAGAAAATCTAAAATCGTTAGAATTAATTGTTTCAGATTTGAAGAAAATTAATCCAAACATCAGATTGATTACAACAGTTAGTCCAGTTCGTCATACAAAAGATGGAATAATCGAAAATAATGTAAGCAAAGCAAGATTAATAGATGCTTTGTATCAACTGAATCTTCAATATAATCAAGTTGACTATTTTCCGTCTTACGAATTGGTTTTGGATGATTTGAGAGATTATCGTTTTTTTAAAGAAGATCTTATTCATCCTTCTAAACAGGCAGTTGATTACATTTGGGAAAAGTTTTCAGTAACTTATTTAGAGCAATCAACACATACTATTAATCAAAAAATAAACAAAGTCATTTCAGCGATGAATCATCATCCTTTTAATGAAGAATCAGAAAATCATCAAAAATTTTTAGTTAAAACAATTGCTTTGATGAATGAATTAGAAAAAGACAATCAGCTTGATTTTTCGCTTGAAAAAGAATGTTTAAGATCAAAATTAAAACAATGTTAA